Proteins from one Syntrophaceae bacterium genomic window:
- a CDS encoding leucyl/phenylalanyl-tRNA--protein transferase, translated as MPVFQLPREPVFPPVQLADPSGLLAVGGDLSMPRLVEAYRLGIFPWYGPGEPILWWSPHPRFVLFPDELKVSRSMRQLLKKNLFRVTFDTAFTSVVDACRKPRPGNPETWITPEMREAYRELHQSGLAHSVEVWYGDTLAGGLYGVSLGGCFFGESMFSGMSNTSKIALIALVRRLQKLGFLLVDCQVHTTHLGSLGARFVSRSRFLELLRKGQERETIRGNWGSLMKEQEPGTPIQNGRPASG; from the coding sequence ATGCCGGTTTTCCAGCTTCCCCGGGAACCCGTCTTCCCGCCGGTCCAGCTGGCCGACCCCTCGGGGCTCCTGGCCGTCGGTGGAGACCTCTCGATGCCCCGCCTCGTCGAGGCCTACCGGCTTGGGATTTTTCCCTGGTACGGCCCCGGCGAGCCCATTCTCTGGTGGTCTCCGCACCCCCGGTTCGTCCTCTTTCCGGACGAACTGAAGGTATCGCGGAGCATGCGGCAGCTCCTCAAGAAAAATCTCTTCCGGGTCACCTTCGATACCGCATTTACCTCCGTCGTCGACGCCTGCCGGAAGCCCCGGCCCGGAAACCCGGAGACCTGGATCACCCCGGAGATGCGGGAGGCCTACCGGGAGCTGCACCAATCCGGCCTTGCCCACTCCGTGGAGGTCTGGTATGGGGACACACTGGCGGGAGGCCTCTACGGCGTATCCCTCGGGGGGTGCTTCTTCGGGGAGTCCATGTTTTCCGGGATGAGCAACACCTCCAAGATCGCCCTGATCGCCCTGGTCCGGCGCCTCCAGAAACTCGGTTTTCTTCTTGTGGACTGCCAGGTTCACACGACCCACCTGGGAAGCCTCGGAGCCCGTTTCGTTTCCCGCAGCCGGTTCCTTGAACTTCTCCGGAAGGGGCAGGAGCGGGAGACCATCCGGGGGAACTGGGGGTCCCTGATGAAGGAGCAGGAACCGGGAACCCCGATCCAGAATGGTCGTCCGGCTTCCGGGTGA
- a CDS encoding AMIN domain-containing protein translates to MNRICILLVLCLLTAAQAFGESGRTATEAGKLPGGAPVSTADTPSGTAMPVVKPGPAQPSGRATEAAPKPEAAKRPAVGKPGTAGTVKAVAPLRLKSIGCGVDQKGREQVSFIFDRPYRPVLKTLPGEKPRIYFDVSNASVDPGVPSQQDGKGPLIRQVRISHDPASGSMRVAIELVPEKDYIVRPILYRKENRLLLEIEPKKTRSRRRP, encoded by the coding sequence ATGAACCGTATCTGCATTCTCCTGGTCCTGTGCCTGCTCACGGCCGCCCAGGCCTTCGGCGAGTCCGGCCGAACCGCCACCGAGGCCGGAAAACTGCCCGGCGGTGCGCCCGTTTCAACTGCGGACACCCCTTCGGGCACGGCTATGCCGGTCGTGAAACCGGGGCCGGCGCAACCGTCCGGACGGGCTACCGAAGCCGCTCCCAAACCGGAGGCGGCGAAGCGGCCCGCGGTGGGAAAGCCCGGCACAGCGGGAACCGTGAAGGCGGTCGCCCCGCTCCGCCTGAAAAGCATCGGGTGCGGTGTCGATCAAAAGGGCCGGGAACAGGTGTCCTTCATCTTCGACCGCCCCTACCGGCCCGTCCTCAAAACCCTGCCGGGGGAGAAGCCCCGGATCTACTTCGACGTCTCCAATGCCTCCGTCGATCCGGGGGTGCCGTCCCAACAGGACGGCAAAGGCCCCCTGATCCGCCAGGTCCGGATCAGCCACGACCCCGCCTCCGGGTCCATGCGGGTGGCCATTGAACTGGTTCCGGAAAAGGATTACATCGTCCGGCCCATCCTGTACCGGAAGGAGAACCGGCTTCTCCTGGAAATCGAGCCGAAAAAGACCCGCTCGCGCCGTCGCCCATGA